Proteins encoded together in one Psilocybe cubensis strain MGC-MH-2018 chromosome 8, whole genome shotgun sequence window:
- a CDS encoding Putative helicase MOV-10, with amino-acid sequence MAYSVVSMALTRAQALLIVVGNPTVLSLDPLWRSFLNYIHSCGGWRGKEIDWDPKEPVFSDGLYNATRKSQAEAELEDTIAKLCAMVIQKHEDDGFEIDDEDDKDQDAAAFERPILREAE; translated from the exons ATGGCGTACTCCGTTGTGTCAA TGGCGCTTACCCGCGCACAAGCCCTGCTTATTGTAGTAGGCAACCCTACAGTACTCTCCCTCGACCCGCTGTGGCGCTCCTTTCTTAACTACATCCATAGCTGTGGTGGCTGGCGAGGCAAAGAAATCGACTGGGATCCCAAGGAACCTGTCTTCTCAGATGGTTTGTACAATGCTACCAGGAAATCACAAGCAGAAGCCGAGTTAGAGGACACGATCGCCAAACTTTGCGCGATGGTTATTCAAAAGCATGAAGACGATGGATTCGaaattgatgatgaagatgataaagATCAGGATGCAGCTGCGTTCGAAAGACCAATTCTACGAGAGGCGGAGTGA
- a CDS encoding Alpha-factor-transporting ATPase yields the protein MNFDEWDMGLLDQTWLRSHVACVGQQGAAGVVIFDEKSIYENIAMALHDHPNGLPSRRQVEGACRAALLHEFVRDLPQGYDTLLGGGAGIGVSGGQKQRLAIARALLRNPAVLILGDLQTRPLPPSTLWRHNKTTIVITHDLSQITAQDFVYVLKDGRVVEQGYRSDLEEVKADYGSDQGEFKKLMDAQRETGGFLPEKDDEEKPVPALDLQEEADENKDKDTPQYLKHQSLTLRPMTFGAWMFYVLDDLIGTKPAIAASATVHPSNETQESLENQPRRGCGGTRIQFAEEDDGEEYQDVESEEPLPPFWALMRIAYRSISRKLLLFFGLVVCVMNGAMTPIFSYLLSRLLYVVSIGAQDLNAINTYGGLVLGAAGMEGFLLGVKYFVMETVGISWATSLRKRTCRKIMSQDRAWFDLSKHSPARLVQILIKDGDDARDLIAVVWGQMVVVVAMLSVGLVWALVAGWQLTLAGMAIAPIFAGVMAIQTKLVGRCEVRNKRAREEVARGYYDVSNDYSHPDSVLSTKQTVDYNAM from the exons ATGAACTTCGATGAATGGGATATGGGCCTTTTGGATCAAACTTGGCTCCGTTCACACGTTGCGTGTGTTGGTCAACAAGGAGCCGCGGGCGTTGTCATTTTCGATGAGAAGAGCATTTACGAAAACATCGCAATGGCGTTGCACGATCATCCGAACGGACTTCCAAGCCGGAGACAAGTGGAAGGCGCATGCCGTGCTGCATTGCTGCATGAATTTGTGCGAGATCTACCTCAAGGCTACGATACTCTTCTCGGTGGAGGTGCAGGCATTGGTGTCAGTGGTGGGCAGAAGCAGAGGCTTGCGATTGCACGGGCGTTGTTGCGGAATCCAGCTGTTCTGATTCTTGGCGA TTTACAGACGAGGCCACTTCCGCCCTCGACGCTATGGCGACACAACAAAACGACTATTGTTATCACCCACGACCTCTCCCAAATCACCGCTCAGGATTTCGTTTATGTGCTTAAGGATGGCCGCGTCGTCGAACAGGGGTATAGGTCTGACCTTGAGGAAGTCAAGGCCGATTATGGTAGTGACCAGGGCGAGTTCAAAAAGTTGATGGATGCTCAACGCGAGACTGGTGGTTTCCTCCCCGAgaaagacgacgaggagaagcCTGTGCCCGCTTTGGATCTACAGGAAGAGGCCGATGAgaacaaagacaaggatacGCCACAGTACCTCAAGCATCAGAGCCTCACCCTGCGACCAATGACATTCGGCGCATGGATGTTCTACGTTCTTGACGACCTCATCGGTACTAAGCCTGCCATCGCTGCCTCTGCCAccgtccatccatccaacgAAACTCAGGAAAGTCTCGAAAATCAACCTCGACGCGGC TGTGGAGGAACTCGAATTCaatttgcagaagaagacgatggaGAGGAGTATCAAGACGTGGAGAGCGAAGAACCCCTCCCACCGTTCTGGGCGCTCATGCGTATCGCATACAGGTCCATCTCGCGCAagcttctccttttcttcggGCTCGTTGTCTGCGTGATGAACGGTGCCATGACGCCCATTTTCTCCTACCTGCTCTCCCGCCTCTTGTATGTGGTCTCCATTGGCGCTCAGGACCTCAACGCCATCAACACTTACGGTGGACTCGTGCTAGGCGCAGCGGGTATGGAGGGGTTCCTCCTCGGTGTGAAGTACTTTGTCATGGAGACCGTCGGAATCTCGTGGGCCACGTCGCTGCGCAAGCGCACATGCAGAAAGATCATGTCGCAAGACCGTGCATGGTTCGACCTGTCCAAACACTCCCCCGCGCGCCTCGTGCAGATTCTCATCAAGGATGGGGATGACGCGCGGGACCTCATTGCCGTTGTGTGGGGTCagatggtggttgtggtcgCGATGTTGAGCGTGGGTCTAGTGTGGGCGTTGGTGGCGGGGTGGCAACTTACTTTGGCGGGCATGGCGATTGCACCGATTTTTGCGGGTGTGATGGCTATCCAGACCAAGCTTGTGGGGAGGTGCGAGGTCAGGAACAAAAGAGCGAGGGAGGAAGTCGCGAGGGGATACTACGACGTGAGTAATGATTATAGCCATCCAGACTCCGTACTATCAACtaaacagacagtagattacAATGCTATGTAA